The Mixta hanseatica genome includes a region encoding these proteins:
- a CDS encoding LuxR family transcriptional regulator, which translates to MSLFFSENQAIIDTAQHYFDSELSQLGDLKYAYMVLNKKNPADMVIISNYPKEWVEIYKENNYQQIDPVVIASFTRISPFSWDENITINNELNFSKIFNLSKTYKIVNGHTFVLHDYYNNLALLSILMNENRVHETEEIVAQHQANLQMLLINAHDKVISLYKEKEDNAASKKQVSKDMFSPRENEILYWASVGKTYQEIALILDIKVSTVKFHIGNVVKKLGVMNAKHAIRMGIELQLIKPAAG; encoded by the coding sequence ATGTCACTATTTTTTTCAGAAAATCAGGCGATCATCGACACCGCACAGCACTATTTCGATAGCGAACTCAGTCAGCTTGGTGATTTAAAATATGCCTATATGGTTTTGAATAAAAAGAACCCAGCTGACATGGTGATTATTTCAAACTACCCCAAAGAGTGGGTGGAGATTTATAAAGAAAATAATTATCAACAAATTGATCCGGTCGTTATTGCCTCTTTCACCCGGATTTCGCCGTTCTCATGGGATGAAAATATTACCATCAATAACGAGCTCAACTTTTCCAAAATTTTTAATCTCTCTAAAACCTATAAGATTGTTAATGGTCATACATTTGTTTTACATGATTATTACAATAACCTGGCATTGCTTTCGATTTTAATGAATGAAAACCGTGTGCATGAAACCGAAGAGATTGTTGCGCAGCATCAGGCCAACTTACAGATGTTATTGATCAATGCGCATGACAAAGTGATCTCGTTATATAAAGAGAAGGAAGATAACGCTGCCAGTAAAAAACAGGTAAGTAAAGATATGTTCTCACCGCGTGAAAATGAAATCCTTTACTGGGCCAGCGTTGGAAAAACGTACCAGGAAATAGCGCTTATTCTGGATATCAAAGTAAGCACCGTAAAATTCCATATTGGCAATGTTGTTAAAAAACTGGGCGTCATGAACGCAAAACATGCCATCAGAATGGGTATTGAACTGCAGCTAATTAAACCTGCTGCCGGTTAG
- a CDS encoding ornithine decarboxylase, translating into MTPLKIAASAALVPSLTVGREIVTLDKTDFTDVAAVVVSVADARSGVLGLLRHTGFTFPVFIATAQASEAADLPQVSGLLDGSAESLTELTLAADNYEATLLPPFFDTLTKYVAMRNSTFACPGHQGGAFFRKHPAGRQFYDFYGENLFRSDMCNADVRLGDLLIHEGSAKDAQKFAAKVFNADKTYFVLNGTSSANKVVTNALLTRGDLVLFDRNNHKSNHHGALIQAGATPVYLEAARNPFGFIGGIDAHCFDEAYLREQLRRVAPQRAGEARPFRLAIIQLGTYDGTVYNARQVIDRIGHLCDYILFDSAWVGYEQFIPVMEPCSPLLLELNENDPGIFVTQSVHKQQAGFSQTSQIHKKDNHIRGQRRFCSHKRLNNAFMLHASTSPFYPLFAALDVNAKMHQGAAGRRLWHECVTLGIDARKAILTHCSLIRPFIPESVDGQPWQAASTEQIARDARYFSFAPDESWHGFAGYAADQYLIDPCKLLLTTPGIDAASGEYSGFGIPATILANYLRENGIVPEKCDLNSILFLLTPAESAEKMAHLVAMLVRFEQHIRNDSPMSEVLPVLYSKHAERYSGYRLRRLCQEMHDLYVSHGVKDLQKAMFRQASLPQVRMNAQDANQAFIRGNVELVPVAQAEGLIAAEGALPYPPGVLCVVPGEVWGGAALRYFLALEAGINLLPGFSPELQGVYTETDDEGVKRLYGYIITE; encoded by the coding sequence ATGACACCATTGAAAATAGCTGCCAGCGCCGCGCTGGTGCCCTCACTTACCGTCGGACGCGAGATCGTTACGCTCGATAAGACCGATTTTACCGATGTGGCGGCGGTTGTCGTCTCCGTTGCGGACGCGCGCAGCGGCGTGTTGGGGTTATTACGTCATACCGGCTTTACGTTTCCGGTTTTTATCGCGACGGCACAGGCCAGCGAGGCGGCGGATTTGCCGCAGGTGAGCGGCCTGCTGGATGGTAGCGCTGAATCACTAACAGAGCTGACGCTGGCGGCGGATAATTATGAAGCGACGCTGCTGCCGCCGTTCTTTGATACGCTGACAAAATATGTCGCCATGCGTAACAGCACCTTCGCCTGTCCTGGGCATCAGGGCGGCGCGTTTTTCCGCAAGCACCCGGCGGGACGTCAGTTTTATGATTTTTACGGCGAGAACCTGTTTCGCTCTGATATGTGTAATGCGGATGTCAGACTGGGCGATCTATTGATTCATGAGGGATCGGCGAAGGATGCGCAGAAATTTGCCGCCAAAGTGTTTAACGCCGACAAAACCTATTTTGTGCTGAACGGCACCTCCAGCGCCAACAAAGTGGTTACCAACGCGCTGCTAACGCGTGGCGATCTGGTGCTGTTCGATCGTAATAACCATAAGTCCAACCATCACGGCGCGCTGATCCAGGCAGGCGCTACGCCGGTTTATCTGGAAGCGGCGCGCAACCCCTTCGGTTTTATCGGCGGCATAGACGCGCACTGCTTTGATGAGGCGTACCTGCGCGAGCAGCTGCGCCGCGTTGCGCCGCAGCGCGCCGGCGAGGCCAGACCGTTTCGTCTGGCGATCATTCAACTGGGCACCTATGACGGCACGGTCTATAACGCCCGTCAGGTAATCGATCGCATCGGTCACCTGTGTGATTACATTCTGTTTGATTCCGCCTGGGTCGGCTATGAGCAGTTTATCCCGGTGATGGAGCCCTGCTCGCCGCTGCTGCTTGAATTGAATGAAAACGACCCGGGCATTTTCGTTACCCAGTCGGTACACAAACAGCAGGCCGGCTTTTCCCAAACGTCGCAGATCCATAAAAAGGATAATCATATTCGCGGGCAGCGGCGTTTTTGCAGCCATAAGCGGCTTAATAATGCGTTTATGCTGCACGCTTCAACCAGCCCCTTTTATCCGCTGTTCGCCGCGCTGGACGTGAACGCTAAAATGCATCAGGGCGCGGCAGGGCGACGGCTCTGGCATGAATGCGTTACGCTGGGCATTGACGCACGTAAAGCGATCCTGACCCATTGCAGCCTGATTCGTCCCTTTATACCGGAAAGCGTGGATGGGCAGCCGTGGCAGGCGGCATCTACTGAACAGATCGCCCGCGACGCCCGCTATTTTAGCTTCGCGCCGGATGAATCATGGCATGGATTTGCGGGTTACGCAGCGGATCAGTATCTGATCGATCCTTGTAAGCTATTGCTCACCACGCCCGGTATCGATGCCGCCAGCGGCGAATATAGCGGCTTTGGCATTCCGGCAACCATTCTGGCTAACTACCTGCGTGAAAACGGTATCGTGCCGGAGAAGTGCGATCTGAATTCCATTCTTTTCCTGTTAACCCCGGCGGAAAGTGCCGAAAAGATGGCGCATTTGGTAGCGATGCTGGTGCGTTTTGAGCAGCATATCCGCAATGATTCGCCCATGAGTGAAGTGTTGCCGGTCCTATACAGCAAGCATGCCGAACGCTATAGCGGCTACCGGCTGCGGCGTTTATGTCAGGAAATGCACGATTTATATGTAAGCCATGGCGTAAAAGATCTGCAAAAAGCAATGTTTCGTCAGGCCAGTTTGCCGCAGGTCAGGATGAATGCGCAGGATGCGAATCAGGCATTTATTCGGGGAAACGTTGAGCTGGTGCCGGTCGCGCAGGCGGAGGGCTTGATTGCCGCAGAGGGCGCATTGCCTTATCCCCCCGGCGTGCTGTGCGTGGTGCCAGGCGAAGTGTGGGGCGGAGCAGCGTTACGTTACTTTCTGGCGCTGGAGGCGGGGATCAACCTGCTGCCTGGTTTTTCACCGGAATTGCAGGGAGTGTATACCGAAACGGATGATGAAGGAGTAAAACGGTTATATGGATATATCATTACAGAATGA
- a CDS encoding alkene reductase, translated as MTSLYQPVKIGALELKNRIVMAPLTRMRAVEARTPNEIMLKHYVQRASAGLIVTEATSISPQGVGYPNTPGIWSEEQVAGWRDITDAVHQAGGKIVIQLWHVGRVSDPIHLNGELPVAPSAIAPEGHVTLVRPQRPYVTPRALETEEIAGIVEDYRRAAENAKRAGFDGIDLHAANGYLIDQFLHDGSNQRHDQYGGPIENRARFLLEVIDAILQVWSADRVGVHLNLMSNSYSMSDSNPRALFGYVAEQLNARQLAFIFAREALTQAEPIGPLVREKFSGAFIANDGITREEAEKLIAEGRADAVSFGKLYIANPDLVARFAHQAPLNPLDNENIYRMEPPYDRGYTDYPLLAD; from the coding sequence ATGACAAGCTTGTACCAGCCGGTAAAAATCGGCGCGCTGGAATTGAAAAACCGTATCGTTATGGCGCCGCTGACGCGGATGCGCGCGGTGGAAGCGCGCACCCCGAATGAGATCATGCTTAAGCACTACGTACAGCGCGCCAGCGCAGGACTGATCGTTACCGAAGCCACGTCGATATCGCCGCAGGGCGTAGGCTATCCCAACACGCCGGGCATCTGGAGCGAAGAACAGGTGGCGGGCTGGCGCGATATCACCGATGCGGTGCATCAGGCCGGCGGCAAAATCGTTATCCAGCTGTGGCATGTTGGCCGCGTTTCCGATCCCATTCATCTTAACGGCGAACTGCCGGTAGCCCCATCGGCCATTGCGCCTGAAGGCCACGTCACGCTGGTGCGTCCACAGCGCCCTTATGTCACGCCGCGTGCGCTGGAAACCGAGGAAATTGCCGGTATCGTAGAAGATTATCGCCGGGCGGCGGAAAACGCCAAACGAGCAGGCTTTGATGGCATCGATCTGCATGCCGCCAACGGCTATTTGATCGACCAGTTTCTGCATGACGGCTCTAACCAGCGTCATGACCAATACGGCGGTCCGATCGAAAACCGTGCCCGCTTCCTGCTGGAAGTGATTGATGCGATCCTACAGGTCTGGTCTGCCGACCGCGTCGGGGTGCACCTTAACCTGATGTCTAATAGCTATTCCATGTCCGATTCCAATCCGCGCGCGCTGTTTGGCTATGTCGCAGAGCAGCTCAATGCGCGTCAGCTGGCGTTTATTTTTGCCCGTGAAGCGTTAACTCAGGCGGAGCCAATCGGACCGTTAGTGCGTGAGAAGTTTAGCGGCGCGTTTATTGCCAATGACGGTATTACGCGTGAAGAAGCGGAAAAGCTGATCGCGGAAGGCCGGGCCGATGCCGTAAGCTTTGGCAAACTCTATATCGCGAATCCGGATCTGGTGGCGCGCTTTGCTCATCAGGCGCCGTTAAACCCGTTAGACAATGAGAATATCTATCGGATGGAGCCGCCATACGACCGCGGCTACACCGATTATCCTCTCCTCGCCGATTAA
- a CDS encoding PQQ-dependent sugar dehydrogenase, producing MKKLLLLAVSSALLLSGCDEQASVDPSQQMGPDPVLPKAQDFLMPPMQVPKGVAWKQGEAPKVASGLQITKVAEGLMHPRQVYVLPNNDVLVVEANSPGTEPVSMPKQLVMGMVQKSSGKGGKGGNRITLLRNTSGDGVTWEKHIFLENLHSPFGVQLVGDTLYVANADNIMRYRYQEGATRITDPGSELTDLPGGPLNHHWTKSLLASPDGSKLYVGVGSNSNIVENGIGAEYRRAAVLEVDTATGGSRIYASGLRNPTGLQWEPQTGKLWAIVNERDEIGADLVPDYLTSVQEGGFYGWPYSYFGQHIDHRVMPQRPDLVQKAIKPDYALSSHVAPLGLMFYTGTSLPEKYHGGAFISEHGSWDRTPLNGYRVSFVAFQNGRPVGKPEPVVTGFLSDDHKEVRGLPVGLAMDKLGGVLIADDAGDTVWRVSAAR from the coding sequence ATGAAAAAATTACTGTTGCTCGCCGTCTCTTCCGCGCTGCTGTTAAGCGGCTGCGATGAACAGGCTTCGGTCGATCCCAGCCAGCAGATGGGGCCCGATCCGGTATTGCCGAAGGCGCAAGACTTTTTGATGCCGCCGATGCAGGTGCCGAAAGGGGTGGCCTGGAAGCAGGGCGAGGCGCCGAAGGTCGCCAGCGGCCTGCAAATTACTAAAGTGGCGGAGGGTTTAATGCATCCTCGTCAGGTCTATGTTCTGCCTAATAACGATGTGCTGGTGGTGGAGGCCAACAGTCCCGGTACGGAGCCGGTAAGTATGCCGAAACAGCTGGTGATGGGCATGGTGCAAAAATCGTCCGGGAAAGGCGGCAAGGGCGGCAACCGGATTACGCTGCTGCGTAATACCAGCGGCGATGGCGTCACCTGGGAGAAACATATCTTCCTGGAAAACCTGCATTCGCCGTTTGGCGTACAGTTGGTGGGCGATACGCTCTACGTGGCTAATGCCGATAATATTATGCGCTATCGCTATCAGGAAGGCGCGACGCGTATTACCGACCCCGGTAGCGAACTGACCGATCTGCCGGGCGGGCCGTTGAACCATCACTGGACGAAATCGTTACTGGCCAGTCCGGATGGCAGCAAACTCTATGTGGGCGTCGGCTCCAACAGTAATATTGTTGAAAATGGCATCGGCGCAGAATATCGTCGGGCGGCGGTGCTGGAAGTGGATACCGCCACCGGCGGCAGCCGGATTTACGCCAGCGGCCTGCGTAATCCCACCGGGCTGCAATGGGAGCCGCAGACCGGCAAACTCTGGGCGATTGTTAACGAACGTGACGAGATCGGCGCCGATCTGGTGCCCGACTATTTGACCTCGGTACAGGAAGGCGGATTCTATGGCTGGCCCTACAGCTATTTTGGTCAGCATATCGATCATCGTGTGATGCCGCAGCGCCCTGACCTGGTGCAAAAGGCGATTAAACCGGACTATGCGCTTAGCTCGCATGTTGCGCCGCTGGGCCTGATGTTTTATACCGGTACCAGCCTGCCGGAAAAATATCACGGCGGGGCCTTTATTAGTGAACATGGCAGCTGGGACCGCACGCCGCTGAACGGCTATCGCGTGTCGTTTGTCGCTTTCCAGAATGGCCGCCCGGTAGGCAAGCCGGAGCCGGTAGTGACCGGATTCCTGAGCGATGACCATAAGGAAGTCAGGGGGCTGCCGGTTGGCCTGGCGATGGATAAGCTGGGCGGCGTGCTGATTGCGGATGATGCCGGCGATACCGTCTGGCGGGTTAGCGCCGCACGATAA
- a CDS encoding DUF2231 domain-containing protein produces MNPFATRRHSALAVALYELLNPVPLGFFAAAWIFDIIYLNSYNPMWTKSASWLIAFGLIIAIIPRLINLVQVWVGASWAQTSPVKIHFWANLVAIVLAIFNAFVHSRDAYAVVPAGVILSTLVVALLCLANIQLALRLRTTEGAAR; encoded by the coding sequence ATGAACCCCTTTGCTACCAGACGTCACTCTGCGCTTGCAGTGGCGTTGTATGAATTACTTAATCCTGTTCCGCTGGGCTTTTTCGCCGCAGCCTGGATTTTTGACATTATTTATCTGAATAGTTACAACCCGATGTGGACCAAAAGCGCCAGCTGGCTTATCGCCTTTGGATTGATTATCGCCATCATTCCCCGGCTGATTAATCTGGTGCAGGTTTGGGTCGGTGCCTCATGGGCGCAAACGTCGCCGGTAAAAATTCACTTCTGGGCCAATCTCGTGGCGATCGTACTGGCGATTTTTAATGCCTTTGTTCACAGCCGCGATGCTTACGCCGTGGTGCCCGCGGGCGTGATCCTCTCAACGCTGGTGGTGGCGCTACTTTGCCTGGCCAATATTCAGCTGGCCTTGCGCCTGCGTACGACAGAAGGAGCAGCACGATGA
- a CDS encoding siderophore-interacting protein, whose protein sequence is MSAETFTQDWPLPTRKKNQLRLRQLRVLHKTHIGSFYRICLTGEDLQGFISHSFDDHIKLFFPDADSGELVLPEISDQGVVWPEGKRPQSRDYTPLCWDAGANTLTIDFFIHPGGLASAWAEKAQPGDPLVIGGPRGSFCMPLDYAFQLYLCDESSLPALNRRLAEIAAAQVEAEIHVMIMADEAQSRTYLPSLTGVTCHFLPAGDVDAAQQALQQLPIPQQGYFLWLTGEGDRVKTLIDYLTGERQINENYLRGVAYWHQK, encoded by the coding sequence ATGAGCGCAGAGACGTTTACTCAGGACTGGCCCCTCCCCACCCGTAAAAAAAATCAGCTCAGGCTGCGCCAGCTGCGCGTTCTGCATAAGACGCACATTGGCAGCTTTTATCGTATTTGCTTAACCGGCGAAGACCTGCAGGGCTTTATCTCCCACAGCTTCGACGACCATATCAAACTCTTTTTCCCGGATGCCGACAGCGGCGAACTGGTGTTGCCGGAAATCAGCGATCAGGGCGTGGTGTGGCCGGAAGGCAAACGTCCGCAGTCGCGCGACTATACGCCGCTGTGCTGGGACGCAGGGGCCAATACGCTGACCATCGATTTCTTTATTCATCCTGGCGGTCTTGCCAGCGCCTGGGCGGAAAAGGCGCAGCCCGGCGATCCGCTGGTGATTGGCGGCCCGCGTGGCTCTTTCTGTATGCCGCTGGACTATGCGTTTCAGCTCTATCTGTGCGATGAGTCCAGCCTGCCGGCGCTGAACCGCCGTCTGGCGGAGATCGCAGCAGCACAGGTAGAGGCAGAGATTCACGTGATGATCATGGCGGATGAAGCGCAGAGCAGAACTTATCTGCCGTCGCTGACGGGCGTAACCTGTCACTTCCTGCCGGCAGGCGATGTGGATGCCGCGCAGCAGGCGCTGCAACAGTTGCCCATTCCGCAGCAGGGCTATTTTCTATGGCTGACAGGCGAAGGCGACCGGGTAAAAACGCTGATTGACTATCTCACCGGGGAACGTCAGATCAATGAAAACTATCTACGCGGCGTCGCCTACTGGCATCAAAAATAA
- a CDS encoding PadR family transcriptional regulator, which yields MKDKNSSAFFAYKKRKERLLDATEVRLLILSILKTRAAHGYEIIKAIEELSRGEYTPSPSLIYPNLTLLEEMGYVNAETEENNKKNHGITAEGKDFLQQQQTQLQSVIARMQSLAVLANNRSLPEVQRAIHNMRTALNTRLAEENISQQSLYAIIDVLDEAAKKIERS from the coding sequence ATGAAAGATAAAAACAGTTCTGCTTTTTTTGCCTATAAAAAACGTAAAGAACGGCTGCTGGATGCTACGGAAGTGCGCCTGCTTATCCTGAGCATTTTAAAGACACGAGCGGCGCACGGCTATGAGATTATTAAGGCGATTGAAGAACTGTCGCGCGGTGAATATACGCCCAGCCCCAGCCTGATTTACCCTAACCTGACGCTGTTGGAAGAGATGGGCTACGTCAACGCGGAAACGGAAGAGAACAACAAAAAAAACCATGGGATTACTGCCGAGGGGAAAGATTTTCTTCAGCAGCAGCAGACTCAGTTGCAAAGCGTGATCGCTCGCATGCAATCGCTGGCGGTGCTGGCAAATAATCGCAGCCTGCCAGAGGTACAGCGTGCCATTCATAATATGCGCACCGCGTTGAATACCCGCCTGGCTGAAGAGAATATCTCACAGCAGTCGCTATACGCGATTATCGATGTGCTGGATGAAGCGGCGAAAAAGATCGAACGCAGTTAG
- a CDS encoding NADH:flavin oxidoreductase/NADH oxidase gives MSGLFSPFSLKDVTLRNRIAVPPMCQYTATDGLINDWHRVHYNGLARGGAGLVIVEATAVAPEGRITPGCLGIWNDEQAEKLAQIARDIKAAGAVPGIQIAHAGRKASANRPWEGDDHIAADDGRGWETIAPSAVAFGANLPQVPKAMTLDDIARVREDFATAARRARDAGFEWLELHFAHGYLAQSFFSVQANQRQDQYGGDLAGRSRFMLETLEAVRHVWPENLPLTARFGVIEYDGRDEETLQESIEVTRQMRAGGLDLLSVSIGFSTPDANIPWGPAFLAPIAERVRREAQIPVASAWGIDAPAIANRTVEEQQLDLVMVGRAHLADPHWPYKAALALKEDKASWVLPAPYAHWLERYRTSD, from the coding sequence ATGTCAGGTTTATTTTCACCGTTTTCTTTGAAAGACGTGACGCTGCGCAACCGCATTGCGGTTCCGCCGATGTGTCAGTACACCGCTACCGACGGTCTGATCAACGACTGGCATCGCGTACACTACAACGGCCTGGCGCGCGGCGGCGCGGGTCTGGTGATTGTCGAGGCGACGGCGGTAGCGCCGGAAGGGCGTATCACCCCCGGCTGCCTGGGTATCTGGAATGACGAGCAGGCGGAAAAGCTGGCGCAGATCGCCCGGGATATTAAAGCGGCAGGCGCCGTACCGGGCATTCAGATCGCACACGCCGGACGTAAAGCAAGCGCCAACCGTCCGTGGGAAGGCGATGATCATATCGCTGCCGACGACGGTCGTGGCTGGGAAACTATCGCACCTTCCGCCGTGGCCTTTGGCGCTAACCTGCCGCAGGTGCCGAAAGCGATGACGCTGGACGATATCGCCCGCGTACGTGAAGACTTTGCTACGGCCGCCCGTCGCGCACGCGATGCCGGTTTTGAATGGCTGGAGCTGCACTTTGCGCACGGCTATCTGGCGCAGAGTTTCTTCTCCGTGCAGGCTAACCAGCGCCAGGACCAGTACGGCGGCGACCTTGCCGGACGCAGCCGCTTTATGCTGGAAACACTGGAAGCGGTGCGTCACGTATGGCCGGAAAACCTGCCGCTGACCGCACGCTTTGGCGTGATTGAGTATGATGGCCGTGATGAAGAAACGCTGCAGGAATCGATCGAAGTGACGCGTCAGATGCGTGCCGGCGGTCTGGATCTGCTGAGCGTTAGCATCGGTTTCTCTACGCCGGATGCCAACATTCCGTGGGGCCCGGCCTTCCTGGCGCCGATCGCGGAACGCGTGCGCCGTGAAGCACAGATTCCAGTCGCTTCCGCCTGGGGCATCGATGCGCCGGCGATTGCTAACCGTACCGTGGAAGAGCAGCAGCTGGATCTGGTGATGGTGGGCCGCGCTCACCTGGCGGATCCGCACTGGCCTTACAAAGCCGCACTGGCGCTAAAAGAAGATAAAGCGTCATGGGTGCTGCCTGCGCCGTACGCGCACTGGCTGGAACGCTATCGCACCAGCGATTAA
- a CDS encoding sugar porter family MFS transporter — protein sequence MTDYPSEPSSVQETETKDTVRQRIFLVVLVATMGALAFGYDTGIISGSLPFMSAAPSQGGLGLNSFTEGLVASSLIFGAALGSFLSGFMSDRFGRRMTLRSLALLFIAGALGTAVAPSVPVMVAMRFVLGIAVGGGSATVPVFIAEIAGPKRRAPLVSRNELMIVSGQLLAYVVSTIMSYTLHDPHIWRYMLALAMVPGILLFIGTFFVPASPHWLVAEGRFTEALKVLKKLRETPREIRKEMAEMRKQEKLARKGPSVKELLKERWVIRLLLTGCGLGFVAQFTGVNAFMYYTPIILKTTGMGTNASIAATIGNGVVSVLATLVGIWAVSRFSRRRMLMTGLIIVILTQVALGLTLTLLPQNLMQSYLALGCILVFLFFMQMCISPVYWLLMSELFPMKIRGALAGTAVSFQWICNATVAFAFPLMLNLIGNQTFFLFVLLNIGSFIFVYFLLPETRGKSLEEIENMMRSKYGEV from the coding sequence ATGACCGATTATCCATCTGAGCCGTCATCCGTACAGGAGACGGAAACTAAAGACACTGTGCGACAACGCATTTTTCTGGTGGTGCTGGTCGCAACCATGGGCGCGCTCGCCTTCGGCTACGATACCGGCATCATTTCCGGCTCTTTACCCTTTATGTCCGCTGCGCCTTCGCAGGGCGGGCTGGGGCTGAACTCTTTCACTGAGGGGCTGGTCGCCTCATCGTTGATTTTCGGCGCGGCGCTGGGCTCGTTCCTTAGCGGCTTTATGTCGGATCGTTTTGGTCGCCGCATGACGCTGCGCAGTCTGGCGCTACTGTTTATCGCCGGAGCGCTGGGCACCGCCGTTGCGCCGTCGGTGCCGGTGATGGTGGCGATGCGCTTTGTGCTGGGGATTGCCGTCGGCGGCGGCTCTGCCACCGTGCCGGTGTTTATTGCCGAAATCGCCGGGCCTAAGCGCCGCGCGCCGCTGGTTAGCCGCAACGAGTTGATGATTGTCAGCGGTCAGTTGCTGGCCTATGTGGTGAGCACCATCATGAGTTATACGCTGCACGATCCGCATATCTGGCGCTATATGCTGGCGTTGGCGATGGTGCCGGGCATCCTGTTGTTTATCGGTACCTTCTTTGTGCCCGCCTCGCCGCACTGGCTGGTGGCGGAAGGTCGCTTCACCGAGGCGCTGAAAGTACTTAAAAAACTCAGGGAAACGCCGCGCGAGATCCGCAAAGAGATGGCAGAGATGCGCAAGCAGGAGAAACTGGCGCGTAAAGGACCTTCGGTGAAGGAGTTGCTCAAAGAGCGCTGGGTGATCCGCCTGCTGCTGACCGGCTGTGGTCTGGGCTTTGTTGCGCAGTTTACCGGCGTAAATGCCTTTATGTATTACACGCCGATTATCCTGAAAACCACCGGAATGGGCACTAATGCGTCCATTGCCGCCACCATCGGTAATGGCGTGGTATCGGTGCTGGCGACGCTGGTGGGGATCTGGGCAGTAAGCCGTTTTAGCCGTCGACGCATGCTGATGACCGGTCTGATCATCGTTATCCTGACGCAGGTGGCGCTGGGCCTGACGCTAACTTTGCTGCCGCAGAATCTAATGCAAAGCTATCTGGCGCTGGGCTGCATTCTGGTATTCCTGTTTTTTATGCAGATGTGCATCTCGCCAGTTTACTGGCTGCTGATGTCAGAGTTGTTCCCGATGAAAATTCGCGGCGCGCTGGCCGGTACCGCTGTCTCGTTTCAGTGGATATGTAATGCCACCGTAGCGTTCGCCTTCCCGCTGATGCTGAACCTGATCGGTAACCAGACTTTCTTCCTGTTTGTGCTGCTGAATATCGGTTCCTTCATTTTCGTTTACTTCCTGCTACCGGAAACCCGCGGCAAAAGCCTGGAGGAGATCGAGAATATGATGCGTAGCAAATACGGTGAAGTTTAA